The following proteins come from a genomic window of Oncorhynchus masou masou isolate Uvic2021 chromosome 25, UVic_Omas_1.1, whole genome shotgun sequence:
- the LOC135513486 gene encoding uncharacterized protein DDB_G0271670-like, protein MLPCRNNTTPFQEELEKQLEARFKTEFMPLQPPPHREETGQPRQPPPHREETGQPRQPPPHREETGQPRKPPPHREETGQPLQPPPHREKTGASSTTRPEMEDSRSSTSPEVEDSSSSTSPEVEDSSSSTSPEVEDSRSSTSPEVEDSRSSTSPEVEDSRNSTHPEVEDSSSSTSPEVEDSRSSTSPEVEDSRSSTSPEVEDSSSSTSPEVEDSRSSTSPEVEDSRSSTSPEVEDSSSSTSPEVEDSRSSTSPEVEDSSSSTSPEVEDSRSSTSPEVEDSRNSTHPEVEDRVITLDNLDFDKISTLHSQIICSMFPEQTHSRNES, encoded by the exons ATGCTTCCCTGTAGGAACAACACCACACCATTCCAAGAGGAACTAGAAAAGCAACTCGAAGCTCGTTTCAAAACGGAGTTCATG CCCCTCCAACCCCCGCCACACAGGGAGGAGACGGGCCAACCTCGACAACCCCCGCCACACAGGGAGGAGACGGGCCAACCTCGACAACCCCCGCCACATAGGGAGGAGACGGGCCAACCTCGAAAACCCCCGCCACACAGGGAGGAGACGGGCCAACCACTACAACCCCCACcacacagggagaagacaggggcaAGCAGCACCACCCGTCCTGAGATGGAAGATAGTAGGAGCAGCACCAGTCCTGAGGTGGAagatagtagcagcagcaccaGTCCTGAGGTGGAagatagtagcagcagcaccaGTCCTGAGGTGGAAGATAGTAGGAGCAGCACCAGTCCTGAGGTGGAAGATAGTAGGAGCAGCACCAGTCCTGAGGTGGAAGATAGTAGGAACAGCACCCATCCTGAGGTGGAagatagtagcagcagcaccaGTCCTGAGGTGGAAGATAGTAGGAGCAGCACCAGTCCTGAGGTGGAAGATAGTAGGAGCAGCACCAGTCCTGAGGTGGAagatagtagcagcagcaccaGTCCTGAGGTGGAAGATAGTAGGAGCAGCACCAGTCCTGAGGTGGAAGATAGTAGGAGCAGCACCAGTCCTGAGGTGGAagatagtagcagcagcaccaGTCCTGAGGTGGAAGATAGTAGGAGCAGCACCAGTCCTGAGGTGGAagatagtagcagcagcaccaGTCCTGAGGTGGAAGATAGTAGGAGCAGCACCAGTCCTGAGGTGGAAGATAGTAGGAATAGCACCCATCCTGAGGTGGAAGATAGAGTGATCACCCTTGACAACCTTGATTTTGACAAGATATCTACTCTACATTCTCAAATAATCTGCTCGATGTTCCCAGAACAAACACATTCAAGGAACGAAAGCTGA